In Silene latifolia isolate original U9 population chromosome 6, ASM4854445v1, whole genome shotgun sequence, the genomic window ATGACAATATCTCTCATTTCTCATTATACAGTATAATTGTAATTTTACCCATATTTCTTAATTTATCCAAAAATAGGAGCTAGAaaaataaaagtggaatggagggagtataagagtaTACGTCGCATTCATGGTTCCTTAATCCTTATCTACCAACTATTTGTATCTAGCTAATTACTATTATTGGGTTGGGTTATTCTATGATATAAGACGATTTTATAAAAAAGTTAATGAAATTTTGTTTTACCTTAAACGGCCCATTCTAAATAGATAGTAACCACATATGTGTCAGCCCAAAGACGTACACATAAGACCCACCCCTTTAAATGCATAAGACCCACCCCTTTAAATGCTGAACCCCCTATATATAATTAAAAATTGATACTCCAGAATCTTCATTTATAAAATAAAACCCTATctcaaatactccctcctatttccttatatcttccctctttcctttttcacacaagtttgattatcttccctctttccttttttgataagtttcattcattttttattaatttctctctcctaaaaaatcaacaactctcattattttatctattctttattcatcattcattctttattattttctctcacctataaatttcacaacttacaatactttattctactttattccttctttcttcccctttcttaatttttgtgcccaaaagaaaggggaagatataaggaaataggagggagtacttgcCTATAATTTGGCGAGTTGCCTTCATCCCTCAATCATCCCCATTACTCCACCAACACTCCTCACTTCATTTATGTTGAAGGCACAATATAAAATGATTAATTTTTGTGGGTTGGTTTATGTAATTATATCCTTCAATTTTTAACAATATGTTGTAGAtctaatttttatcattttttaatttttatcctTCAATTACTTTTTACTTTTATATTTTATACGTGTATTTTTTTCCAACTTTGAGGGCTATAAGTTTGCTTCATAGTATATActatattttgttgttttaaaaATGTtatgtttttcaattttttttgcgtTTAAAATTTATTTCATGTTATATGTTCTTTTTCCTAAATATTCACCTATCATAGTTTTATGCATGCCTTTTTAAAAAATTTAATGAtgaatttataaattttcttctttcgttgttgaaattgtaattttttttccATTGTTTTAATGATCTGATTTTGTTTTATTGTAAAATTTCTTCTAGTTTATGTAAATTTGGTTTTCTTTAATTTGTATAATCCTATCAAATGTATGTTTTCATAAATCATATAATATCATATGACATACAGGAGAGAATATTAAAAGTGAGAAGGAGAGTAATTAAATGTGAAATAGATGGTACTCTACctaaagtatatatatatatatatatatatatatatatatatatatatatatatatatatatatataaatgggtTCAAGTGAGTCCACCATCTTTagatgagtccataagtcctaatctaagccattaGATTAGAACAAAATTAAAGGCTAAGATTGAATCTTAAAATAAAAGCCCTATATAAAATacccaaaccctaattcttttcatttcatttcctgcaacttctctctcttcctccctttcCCTCTCTTCCTCCCTTTCTCCCTCCGTCCCATACCCCCATCTCACCAACCCCGACAACACTACTGCTGCACCCAACCCGACGCCGCCACCCTTACCCCATAACCACCGTCATTCACCACGAGCAAGTTCTGCCGCCTCCACCGCCTCTCACGCCACCTACTGCTGCCGCCCTCTTCTCTGCTTTTTTTTGTTCGGTGTCGTTTTGGTTGTTGTCGCTGCCACGCCGCCTCTAtcccttctttctttttttttttctttttttctttcagaTTTGAAAAAGTTATTGTTGAAGATGCGGTGGGTATTGGTGTTTTAGATCTATGTCGTGAGGTGTTGGTGGTTGGGGTGGGTGTTGGTGGTAGGTCAGGTAGGGGGATCGTGGTAGGGTTGGCGGTGGTTCAAATCTGCCGCCTCTCTcacttatctttttttttttgttgttggtgGCAGGTCGTGGTGAGGGCTGCCGTCtctccttttcctttttttttttttttcaaatctgtCGTTTGGTAGTGGTGGTGAGGTGGCTGTTTGTGGTAGGTCGTggtcgtgttttttttttttttttttttaaagatttaTGTCGTTTGGTAGTGGTGGTGGGGTGGCTGTTCGTGGTCGTGGTCCGTGTTGGTGGTGTTTGGCGGTGACAATAACGGTGGAtggattaaagtttcactcgtatatcattaaagtttcactcgtaaccATTAAAGTTCCAATCGTAAATTAGAGAGATTAcaaaaaatgtacaatattacataaatacAGACTTATTTCACACTtcaccattaaagtttcactcattTAACATCAAAGTTTCATTCAAAAGAcagtgaaaattaaataaatattagtaacaattaaaatcaaatttttatattaaaaatgacctaaaaaaattAAGGGATATTCTATATGGTACCCCTTAACTTTTTGACtttctacgtggtacccctacactttttaaaacatacatggtacccctaattgttgtcattatcactaaatgtacccctaaactttattttccgtcaattaaacttagttttaggcgttaagtgattacttggacgcgtaaccaagcttgtcatttatcatcccatgacataaggactctattaggctcaatatccatctttcGACGTGATAATTTGGTATGGgatcaataaattttccgtcaaaattttcttagcccatatatatcaataaatattaggatcgagatggatattgagcctaatacaGTCCATATGTCATGGGATaataataaatgacaagcttggttacgcgcCCAAGTCATCatttaacgcctaaaactgagtttaattgacggaaaataaagtttaggggtgcacttagtgataatgacaataattaggggtaccatgtatgttttaaaaagtgtaggggtaccacgtagaaagtcgaaaagttgaggggtaccatgtagaatatcccaaaaattaaagttacacttttaagcattaaagttacactcgtaaaacattaaagttacgttCATAAATCAGTGAAATTAATAAATTCAAATATTTTTGTTAGAAACggcctaaaaaaaattaaagtttcatctttaggcattaaagtttcactcgcaTATCATTAAAGTTACGGTAAAAATCTGTTGAATTAAATAAAAATTAGTCATAATTACATTatttcataaattcaaatttttatattaaaaatgacctaaaaaaattaaagttacacttttaaggGCTTGTCTGGAATCCAGGGAATAATTTCGGGGGTAAATTTTAATTGGGTAATAATTACCGGAGAAGTTAATTACTTAGGTAATGAGTTTATTGATGATAGGTTTGGCATAAGAGTAATGATTACTGAGTAgatgttttactcccttaatcattacccaggggggagggtgggtaatgtattaccctttCATGAGGGTAATTGATtcaggaggtgaataattactctcatgCCAAACATGGAAAATGAACTTTAACTATTACTCTCATATTCATTCCCCtccttttaccctcaatccaagcaagccctaagcattaaagtttcactcgtaaaacattaaagttatattcaaaaattcataaatttgaatttttatttacaaaatgtcattaaaaaattaaagttacaatcgtaaagaattaaagttacattcacagattaaagtttcacttgtaaaacattaaagtttcattccaaAAATTGTTTTGAAGTTTCAAATCTCAAcaatcaatcttagaagatctaatggcttagattaggacttagggactcaaatatttaggtggactcatttgaacttgcctatatatatatatatatatatatatatatatatatatatatatatatatatatatatatatatatatatatatatatatttacttTCTCCCTAAATTTCAGGAGCCAATAAGAGCCTTTTAAAGACTTCAGCTTTTATAGATAGGGATTATTAAGACTTAAATACGGAGGGGGATAAGGTGACCTAGTGTAATGAGTAAGAAAATTGAGTGAGTTTGTTATTAGAATTTAGAAGGTATTGTGtataggttggatttaattggaatTATTGATAGAATGGAGTAATTGTTGCAGATCACCCTATTATggattattattatgaaataacCATTTTTTTAAACCATTTTCATTTACGCAATTATTTATAATGCGTACCTATTATATTACTTAATGTACTATTTTTAATTCAAATTATAATAAATTTATTGAGAAACTATCTGGCTTTGAAATTGCCTTGTTATTTTGGAGTGAAACtggctgaactgaattgaatagaACTCTACTGATTTGAATGACCCTAACTAAACTacactaaactgaacttatataaGTAATACAAAATTTGACTAAACTGAACGGAATTGACCTGCTGAAGTTAACTTAAGTTAACTTATAagaatcaatacatatatataaagcaggaacttttcgagtgatattagagagtccaatttttttagaattcctaacaagagtagatttcgaaacaaatttaataaaattattctaATATAAAATAGTCCAATttttttagaattcctaacaagagtagatttcgaaacaaatttaataaaattattctaatataaaattatcctaatacaagtagattaaatttattttaataaaatcATTCTAATATAAGTAGGTGATACACAAAATACACgatgtaactaattatatggtaAATTAATAACATAAacattattcatatactatatctTAAATTTCATTAGTCATACTAACTGAAAAGTTTATTGAAACCAAAAAAATTGCTTAAAAGTTAACCAAAAATTTAATTGATTAGgtaaatgtttggcaaactattAAGTGAAAGGTAGCTGTGTTGTTTTTagtaaaattatataaaatgacATAATAAGTCctctatatttaatattataaattgaaggAATAAAAAAACAGGTAATTTATTCTCACTGACACTTGGTCAAAAGCTTACAAAAAAattaagataaatgaaattttggtcaaaagcTTATTTCTTTGAAACAaagcctaaatatgagatttttcatgATATCTCGACCTTCTTCGTATCTAATTAACTCCGCCTGTGAGTGTTTTCGGGCATTCGCTGCCGGTCCCAAGCCCGAATAAAGGAGGAGGGTTGCGGTAGGTCTGTGGCAGGCAGCATAAAAACttagtcacattttatggacatgaatcggaatttgacttatagattttacctggttcattccggatccttaactctatttcggtttttaaaaaatcgttttaatcttttctctcgatttaaattttaagtttttataaaagaaagacggaatacgattttaaaacccctaagttcaccttgactttccattacattttcgttcttcctttttgtttttcatcttccctttttttattcgcattttgaggcgtgcgttcacccatggacggttcgaaaaaatgattcatgtcagccggccccaaatcattttgggattaaggctctgatgttgttgttgttgttgttgttgttgttgttgttgttgttaggaGTTGATCTCAGGTTTCTTTTTTGATTTTATAATTTCCATTATAACTATTGGTTCAGAAtaaataatagcaataattaGGCATTGTAACACAAGGTACACACACATACATATATATACTCCAAAATCATGAGTAACAGAATAAATAAgtaattggttcaaaataaatgttAACTTtctacataaaaataaaaattattgttaACTCTGCAATAAGAAAaaataattttgatcaaaaaggAAAATCTTTCACAAATGTCCAACTATATCGCATTTGTCTTGGATTTAGCGAATATGAATACATTTTTAGgctcaaactgaattttaaatcgtGTCAACCATAGGTGTTATATATGGGTAAAAATAATATCAGAATTATTTGAGAAAGGTATAGAATAGACGAGTATATGACATTTAAATAGAAcgaaactattttaagatctccccaagttgaagcggttatggttttgaaaattttttcCTGCGACAAGTAACGGTATGTAATTTTTCAATCAAATACGAGTATGAGAAGGCCTACATCCGTCATCTACATCCGTCATCTCTTATCTCCCATatgtcatccttgcttttaggagtcgtattttgttttcattatgcgaGATTTGGTAGAGTATATTAGTTGGTGTAGATTTGGGATCAAGACtcattatcttttaggaatttcacactaaatgtaCTTCATCTTCTTCACAATGATCTTCTATATTGCTTCTACACAATCGTCAATGCGGAAGTTTGACCATGATTttcgacatattaatggtcaaagttataaaAGTTGACCTCTAAGAAGCAGGGTGGAAGTTGTTTAAGAAGGGAAGAGAGTATACATGATGAATTTTTTAATATAACTCATAATGGTATGCTCTACCAAGTTTGGTATGCCGGTTATATATGTTGTTCAGGAACATTAACTCCGTAAGAGGATTATCTAATGAGATCTGGCTTATTATCAATCGCCTTGGAAAATTCATTGTAGAAGGGAAGTTACTTACGTGTTCCAAAGTCGGCAAAAGGTACTGAACCCGATGATAGTAATGACTTCCTCGGATACAAAAATTCCTTTCGTTCTTAAAGAGAGACAATACACGTTGAGACCATGCTACGTAGACGTGACAAACAGATAAGTTCGACCCAAACttgacccaattaaatctcgtgtcatGTTCGTATTGATCCAGTTACATTAATGAGTCATTAAGCCTCACCTAACCCGTtattttcgtgtcatgtcaatatttggaaagtgcaagtatatttatgtgaggatcaagaaaagttggaaataACTTAGTAAAtaggttattcgtgtcgggtttgTGTGTAGAGTGCCCAACCTAAACCTAGCctaattaaatctcgtgtcgttcttcgtgtcgacccacttgcATAAATGGTTCGTTAAATGTCAACCCAAACCAGTTAATTTCATGTCGAATTCATGTTGGGTCATTGTTTGTCGGCTCTAATGCTACGACATGACAATAAAACCATTTCTTATTAATGGCTAGCTCTATGTAGAAACGTCAAGAACAACGTCATCCTAGAGATTAAGGTTCTACATCgatgatagagaccaaatgtatcaaggccaCGAGAAGGACATTGTTTACAATTAATAAGTTTTCACAATTTACCAAATTAAgatgtcgtattatatattttgcatgaagTTTTTACGGATAAGtagtcaaagactatttcggTTAAAAATTGATTCTCAGACAATAAGAACGGTAACTCTATATCCAACTATATCTTTGAATGATAGTATACAAATAATATAGTTAAATACCAAACACCACAACGCTTTCGTTGCGTTTTTGTTATAGGAATTGATGATTAATCTGCCCTTATCTAAATCAACCCCCGAAATTTTATTTGCTCCCATTTTTATCATAGTTTGACCTTTTGTTAATtttaatagttttctattaccAGACCATGGTAAAGTAACGTAAAATAACGTTTTCAGCAATGCCATAAAATGTTTACTATTAACTGACATTATTATAATAATTTGGTAACCCaactatttaaaaaaaaatgacatAAACTACTAACTGATATTATCACAGATGATACTACTAGGTGCCCGTGCATTCTATGTAATAAAATCAGAGATATTTTGATTGTGTTTAAAGATTACTAATTCTATTGGAAttcagtttggatttgattttgcgaCATGTTTATAAGGATCAGATACTCTTAATTGTAAGTAgtcaaggtaaaattatgttgtaagagatctaacattttctctcaacgcactaaatatatataattatgatatcTGTTTTTTTTTAacatcatttacttttacgtagTTGTAAAATAGTTTGCAAACCTCATAAAGACATGTCTCCGTTATTAAGGGTTCATATTGGTGAGCTTCACCATGCTTATAGAGAGAGCgtgttttgtatttaattaaaaactGGTTGTGTCTGTAACAATGAAAAAGCTAGCTACATACTAATTACTATAACTATGTCAGTTGATGTTATACTAATCGATGACAAAACTTTTATGCTAAAAGTACTAATAATTCATCGGTTATCATCTACACCAATTACAGAATTTTTTTTCCATCAATAACAACATAGTAggattttttttatcaacttaaaaatatatttttacagataatcctaatggaagccccgtgcatcgcacgggctttccaactagttgaaattaaatccaaaagaatagCCCGATATGAAAATTGAATGTGAGGAGGTATTAAAAATAAGGCGAGACAGTCCCTCATTACATTAATAAGAGacaaacaataatgataataatcgTAAAATCTAAAattgaattaaatcaattaaatttACGAGTTGCTTTCAATTTTAATAAAATCAGGTGAATTCATagaatttgaaataaaatttataatctacAAAATTTGAACTGAAACAAATTTACCGGATCTTAATTGAATTTAAGGGACCGACAAGGGCAAATAGGGTTCGACATAACGACACACTGCCGACACCTAGAGCTGTAAATAATCTAAACCTGCTCGTCGAGCCCTGGAAATCGGCCCAGTCTCTGTCAGCCGAGCTCGAGCCGAGCTTTCTAAGTATGAGCTGAGTCCGAGCTTACCAATGCTCGACTTGAAAGCTCGTTTGGGctcatttataatttttttttgtataattattttatttcaaatcatttgtTATTTTCGCATTTATAAGTATAATATTACATATTTTTTTCTAAATATTTTATAATCTTATTATTTTAAAAGAATATTTATATTTAGTTAAATTCAAAAGATgagaaaataataatataatgataaaaCAAGTTCGATTCGAACTCGAGCTAAGTTCTAGCTTTTTGCGCcagttaatagatcctacaaccagttgtacccggttgtatgctctagaacccgagctatataataaagttttcgagttttgttttaaagaaatCGAGCTATACTATAAAATTTCTGAACTCACTCACTTaaacattaaaaaaaattaattttaagaaagttcaaaaaaattacacataagctcgataagttataacttggttgtatgatgTTATTATACCACtggaggtataatgttatttgtgtTTTTGCGCTGAGCTCAAGCTTCAATTTCTTAGGTTCGACTAGCTTCGAACCAAGCCCGAATATGAGCTCAAAATTCCTAGCCAAGCCCAGGCCCAAGCCTATCGGAGCTCGGGCTCCTATCGGCTTGTTTACAACCCTACTGTGGCGACATCTCTTATTTATaacacacaaaactaacacaattACTACCAGTTTACCACCGCTATGTCGCCCTAAAAACTTTTACCAGTTTACCACCCCTTATTTACAATACACAATTACTTATTGCCGTTCCTCGACTTCTTGCCGTTTATTGCAGAACATAGTGCTGTGAAAACAATGAATAATAACAGTAAGAATCCCACAAATTCATTGAATTTGCCCTACATTTCAGAATGCAAGTACTTACCACCCGAAATTTGGAACCGTATTTTGTCAATATTACCGGTGAAAACCCTATTAAAATTCAGGTGTGTATGTAAATATTGGTGCTCTATTATCGATAATCCTGatttcattcacatgcatttccaacattcccaaatCAATTCTGGGAATAATAAAAAACTATTAGTAGCTCTCGAGGGTATGGGAACTATTGGAGATGAAGGATGTTTGTTTACACTTCGTGATGCTGAAACTCTTCAAAATACCGTTCTTATTTTAAGTAAATCTGTTCGGTATAGGTACCGTATTATAAATAGCTGTAATGGGTTGCTCTTAGTTCGACGATATGCTGGTAATCTTGAAAATGAAAAAATCAAATTGTGGAACCCTTCTATTCGCAAATCATTGATGCTTCCCACTTGCCCGTTCTACCGTCCTTGTTGGTATTTGTTTGGGTTCGCACCTGATAGTTAGGATTATAAAGTGGTTGCACTTCACAATAAGTGGGAAGACGAGGTAAAAATGTATTTTGCAGTTTATACACTCAGTAATCAACAATGGACGCTCAGAAATAATCCCCTGAGCGTCACTAATCCGAACAATATGGCTAATAAGAGTATGTTT contains:
- the LOC141587837 gene encoding putative F-box protein At3g47150 produces the protein MNNNSKNPTNSLNLPYISECKYLPPEIWNRILSILPVKTLLKFRCVCKYWCSIIDNPDFIHMHFQHSQINSGNNKKLLVALEGMGTIGDEGCLFTLRDAETLQNTVLILSKSVRYRYRIINSCNGLLLVRRYAGNLENEKIKLWNPSIRKSLMLPTCPFYRPCWYLFGFAPDS